Part of the Pseudomonas chlororaphis genome, GACGGTCGTCCCGCGCGACCTCCAGGTTGGCATCCGCCGCTTCGGCCTCACGCCGTACCCGGCCCCACACATCCAGCTCCCACGCCGCGGAAAAGCCCGCGTCCCACAGGTTGAAAGCCGAATCGCCGTTGTGGCCCGACGGGTCATTGAGCCCTTCACCGCTGTTGCGTTTACGGCCATAACTGCCGGTGGCGGCGGTGTTGGGGTACTGCGCCGAGGTGATGACCTGGCGGGCCGCGCGACTCTGCTGCAAGCGACTGCCGGCAAGTTTCAGGTCGAGGTTATCGGCCACGGCACGACGGGTTAGCGCCGACAGCACCGGGTCATCGAAGACCTCCCACCAACGCTCGCTCATGTCCGTGGTGACCACCTGGCTGGCAGCGGCGTTGGCCGGCGTTGCCCATTGAGACGGCGAGGGTGCCACGGGGCGCTGGAAGTCCGGGCCGACAGTGCAGGCGCATAGCGCCGATGCCACACAGACCAGCAGGCCTGTGTGGCGAGGGAGCTTGCTCCCTCGCCACAGGGCGACTAAGGGGCTCGATTTCATCGCTGCGCCACCTCCCGCCCATCACCCTCCGAACGGGCGGTATCGATACTCGCTTCCACCGACATGCCCACCCGCAACCGCTGCGCCAGCGGCTGGTCCGGGTCCAGGACAATCTTTACCGGGATGCGCTGGACCACCTTGGTGAAGTTGCCGGTGGCGTTGTCCGGCTTGACCGCCGCGAACGTCACGCCGGTCGCCGGGGCAATGCTCTGCACACGGCCCAGCAACGCTTGCCCGCCGAAGCTGTCGACCCGCACGCTCACCCGCTGGCCCGGCTGCACATCGGTGAGCTGGGTTTCCTGGAAGTTGCCCACCACATAGGCCTGGGCCAGCGGCACCACCGCCAACAGCTTGCTGCCCGGCGTCACGTAGGCACCGACCCGCACCGCGCGTTCGCCGACCATGCCGTCCTGGGGCGCCACGATGCGGGTGTACGACAGTTCAAAACTGGCGATTTCCAACGCCGCCTGGGCGCGTTTCAACCCACCTTCGGCGGCGTCACGCTGGGCCGTGAGAATCTCCACCTGCTTGCGCTCGGCCGCCAACACCGCCGTGGCACTCGCCAACTGCGCGGTGGCCTGGTCGATCCGGGTCTGGGCCTGTTGGGCGTTCTGCACGGTACCGGCCCCTACGCCGGCCAGGTGTTGATAACGATTGCGCTCCTGTTCGGCAAAGGCCATCTGCGCCTTGGCCGCGACCACATTGGCTTGGGCCTGGGCAATCACCGACGCCTGGCGCTCCAGTGTCGCCCGCGCGTTTTCCAGCTGGGCGCGGGCAACCAGGGTCTGCGCGTCGGCGGCCTGGGCAGCGGCGTGCAAGTCGCGGTCGTCGATCAGGGCCAACAGTTGCCCGGCCTTGACCTGCTGATTGTCTTGCACCAGCACTTCTTTGATGAAACCGGCAACGCGCGGCACCACCAGGGTGTAGTCCGCCGAAACAAAGGCATCGTTGGTGCTCTGCTGCACGCGTTTACCGAACAGCCCCGGTGCCAGCAGATAAGTCAGCCCGCCGAGCACGAGGGTTGCCGCGAGGGTCAGGGCTATGGGCTTTTTCAGTTGAGTCATGATGGAAACCTTCAGGATTCAGCGCGGCGCACGAGGCGGATAGATCCGCGTCGGCAACCAGAAAATAAGCAGGATCAAGGCGAGCGCGACGCCCGCCATGGACAGGTAAAGATCGGAAGAGGTCAGCACCACCGCCTGCTGGTGCAGGCGATGGGCAAGCCCGGCGCTGTCGTTGTCCACCAGCGGGGCGTTGCCGAGGCTGTCCACCAGCATCGTCGAATGAAAATGCAGGCGTGCGGTGGTCAACGCGTCCAACACGCCCGTGGCGATCACCGCCGCCAGGCCCTTGACCGTGTTGAACCACGCCGAAGCGAACGGGCCTTCGAGGGGAGAAATACTCCCGGTGGACAGCATCAGCAGCGGCAGCACCGCCATGGGCTGGCCGAAGATCTGCAACAGTTGCAAGACGTAGAAATCGTCACGGATCCAGGCCGACGTCAACTGCGCCCCCCCCAGGCAGGACAGTGCCAACAGGCCCAGGCCCAGCCCCAACACCCAGCGGCAATCGACCCAGCGAAGATTGCACAGCGCCGCCACCAACGGCAGTGCGAGCAACTGCGGCAGCGCCATCAACAACATCACCGGAGCGGTCTGGACCGGACGATAGCCCTGGACCTGGGCCAGGTAGCTGGACGGAATGATGATCACCGCCAGCAGCACCACCAACACACCCGCCAGGGTCATCAGGGCGAAGGCCAGGTTGCGGATGCCGAGCATCTGCAACTTGAAGAACGGCACCGGCTGCGACCACTCGTTGACCAGGAACAGCACCAGCAACACCAGCCCGCCACCGAGCAAAGTGCAGATCAGGCTCGACTCGAACCAGTCGAGCCGGTTGCCCTGCAGGATGCCGATCACCAGCATGCAGATCGCCGGAAAACCCAGTAGCAGGCCTCGCCAGTTGAACTGCTTGAGGCGTTCCAGGCGCGGCGGGTCCTGGGGCAAACCATAGGCCACCGCGGCCATGGCAATCAGGCAAGGCACGATGATCTGCCAGAAGGTCCATTGCCAGCCAAGGTACTCGGTCCACAGGCCGGCCAGGGGCGTGCCCAGGCCAGGGCCGAACGTGGCGGTCAGGGCGTAGCCGGCCAGGCCGTAGAGCTTCACGCCCGGCGGCAGAAAGCGCAGGGCGACGGTCATCAGCATGGGTGGCAATGCACCGCCGGCCAGCCCTTGCAGGGTGCGCATCACCAGCAGGCTTTCGTAGTCCGGCGCAAACGGGCACAGCGCACCCAGCAGGGTGAACAGGCTGATGGCCCACAGCGTGAAACGGCGCAGCGAGAAGGTCACCGAGCACCAGGGCGCGAAGGCCATGGCGGCCACTGACGTCGCGGCGTAGCACGCCACCACCCAGGTGCCTTCGTCATACCCGATGGCCATGGCTCCGCGGATATCGGCCAGGGCCACCTTGGTGACCATCTCGTTCAGCCCCGACACCAGCACCGCCAGCAACACGCCCACCAGGCCGATGACGATCCTCGGGCCGAACGCCGGCGGCGCGGCCGCTGCCGTCGGTAGCGCCGTGGTTGTGAGGGATGTCATTGGGGGTTAACACTCCAGTGAGAAATACCGGAGCAGTTTAAAAAGCCGCAGTGCTGACAAAAAGTGACTTATTGGCAGTTTATAAGTGCGTTTAACGCAGCAATTGAAACCCTCTGCCACCAAAGTCAAAGCCTGGCGATCAACCCGTCTGCGCTTCCAGCCAGGTCTCGTCGCAACAGGCCTTGAGGGTTTCGCGCAGCCAGCGGTGGGCCGGGTCGTTATCGTAGCGCGGGTGCCAGGCCTGGGTCAGCATGAGCGTGGGCAACGGGACCGGCAGCGTGAAGGAGCGCAGGTGCAGCCCCAGGCGCCTGACGCTCAGCAACGCTTCCTTGGGCACCGGCAGGATCAGGTCCGAATCGGGCAAGGCGAACATGGCCGCATGAAAGCTCGGCGCGATGACCGCCACCCGCCGCTCCAGCCCCAACGCGTTGAGCGCGGTGTCGATGGGGCCGCGGGCAATGCCGCGGCGGGAGGTGCTGATGTGGGAAAACCCGGCGAACCGCTCAGCGGTGATCTCGCCATCGAGCAAGGGATGGTCTTCGCGCACCAGGCCCACGAAGTGGGTGGAAAACAGGTTCTGCACCTTCACTTCCGGCATCACTGGCCGGGTGTTGCTGATGCTCAGGTCGATCCGCCCCTCACGCAGCGCCTCATCATCGCCGTCGCCTTCCGGGACATAGCGCAGCTCGCAATGCGGGGCCTTGCGTTCGAGGGTGTCGAACAACTTGCCGCCATAGACGCCGACGAAGAAGTCGTTGGCCCGGACATTGAAACGCCGCCGCAAGGTGCTCAGGTCCACCGCATCGGCCGAACGGAAGACCAGCGCCGCCTGCTCCACCACGTCACGCACCTGCTCGCGCAGGGCCTGGGCCTTGGGTGTCGGCACCAGCCCACGGCCGGCGCGCACCAGGATCGGGTCACCCACGGCCTCGCGGATTCGCGTCAAGGTACGGCTCATGGCGGCAGGGCTCAGGTTCATCCGTCGCGCCGCACCGACCACGCTGCCCTCGTCGAGCAGGGCATCGAGGGCGACCAGCAGGTTCATGTCCGGGAGTTGCATGCTGAGCACTCGTGACAGATCAACATTGATCCAGACGCAATGCTAGCAGATCACCCCCCGGCCGCTGGCGACTTGTCCAACAAGGTCAACTCACCGTCGCGGTACACCACCTCCCGCCCGAGCCACGTGGCATCCACCTGAGGCAGTACCGCCGAAGGCTTGCGCAGTTCGCGCAACAAGGTCGAACCGTGGGACAGGCGACCGCCCATGCGCGCGATCACGGCCCGGGCACGCTGATAGTGCGCGTGGCGACCGGGGTCCAGGGTGTCTTCCAGCAGGATGTCCGCGCCCAGGATGCCTTGTGCCTGGCCCGGGTAGATCAAGAAGCCCGCTGCCTGCTCGGTGCCCTCGCGACCGTCCTGCCAAAAACTGCCGTCACGACTGCGAATGTCCGGGTGCGGCGCGAACCAATGGGCGCGGTCAGCCAGCGGCATGGCGTGGTGCAGGCGAAAGAACATTCGCATCAGGTTGTCGCGGTACCATTCGCGCACTTGCAGATAGTAGCCACGCAACCCCGGCAGCCCCGCCGAATGCGCCAGGCGTACGGGCAGGGACCAATGGGGAAAGGCTTGCAAGGGCAGCTCGGTCGGGGCCGGACGCGGCGTGGCCGGGTCGGTTTCCCAGGGCAACCGATGCGGGGCGGACTCGAGGTTGTCATAGGCGGTGGGTGGCCGGCCGAGCCAGGCGCCACCGCTGCTAGCCAATGCCGTGGCGATGCACAGGTTGCCCTGCACCACGAACACATAGAAGCGGGTGAACCAATCGGCCAGTGACTGACCTCCGGCGCCCTGCCCGGCCAGTTGCGCAAGCTCATGATCGAAACGGCGCAAACCGGCTTCGAGCGTCAACAGGTGCCCACGGGCCACGTGCTGCATGCGCAGGAACAACGGCAGTGATCGGACCAGGCGCACCGGTCGCCAGGACAACCGCGGGGTCGCCCCGCCGACCTCCCCCGCGTAGCTGCTGGAACGGATGCCCCAGTCGGCGAGCCGGGCGAGAAACAAGTCGTTGTTGATGTACGACGCGCCGCCAAACACGGCCG contains:
- a CDS encoding DSBA oxidoreductase; translated protein: MMTQLKKPIALTLAATLVLGGLTYLLAPGLFGKRVQQSTNDAFVSADYTLVVPRVAGFIKEVLVQDNQQVKAGQLLALIDDRDLHAAAQAADAQTLVARAQLENARATLERQASVIAQAQANVVAAKAQMAFAEQERNRYQHLAGVGAGTVQNAQQAQTRIDQATAQLASATAVLAAERKQVEILTAQRDAAEGGLKRAQAALEIASFELSYTRIVAPQDGMVGERAVRVGAYVTPGSKLLAVVPLAQAYVVGNFQETQLTDVQPGQRVSVRVDSFGGQALLGRVQSIAPATGVTFAAVKPDNATGNFTKVVQRIPVKIVLDPDQPLAQRLRVGMSVEASIDTARSEGDGREVAQR
- a CDS encoding DSBA oxidoreductase; protein product: MTSLTTTALPTAAAAPPAFGPRIVIGLVGVLLAVLVSGLNEMVTKVALADIRGAMAIGYDEGTWVVACYAATSVAAMAFAPWCSVTFSLRRFTLWAISLFTLLGALCPFAPDYESLLVMRTLQGLAGGALPPMLMTVALRFLPPGVKLYGLAGYALTATFGPGLGTPLAGLWTEYLGWQWTFWQIIVPCLIAMAAVAYGLPQDPPRLERLKQFNWRGLLLGFPAICMLVIGILQGNRLDWFESSLICTLLGGGLVLLVLFLVNEWSQPVPFFKLQMLGIRNLAFALMTLAGVLVVLLAVIIIPSSYLAQVQGYRPVQTAPVMLLMALPQLLALPLVAALCNLRWVDCRWVLGLGLGLLALSCLGGAQLTSAWIRDDFYVLQLLQIFGQPMAVLPLLMLSTGSISPLEGPFASAWFNTVKGLAAVIATGVLDALTTARLHFHSTMLVDSLGNAPLVDNDSAGLAHRLHQQAVVLTSSDLYLSMAGVALALILLIFWLPTRIYPPRAPR
- a CDS encoding LysR family transcriptional regulator, whose translation is MQLPDMNLLVALDALLDEGSVVGAARRMNLSPAAMSRTLTRIREAVGDPILVRAGRGLVPTPKAQALREQVRDVVEQAALVFRSADAVDLSTLRRRFNVRANDFFVGVYGGKLFDTLERKAPHCELRYVPEGDGDDEALREGRIDLSISNTRPVMPEVKVQNLFSTHFVGLVREDHPLLDGEITAERFAGFSHISTSRRGIARGPIDTALNALGLERRVAVIAPSFHAAMFALPDSDLILPVPKEALLSVRRLGLHLRSFTLPVPLPTLMLTQAWHPRYDNDPAHRWLRETLKACCDETWLEAQTG